From the Pseudorasbora parva isolate DD20220531a chromosome 2, ASM2467924v1, whole genome shotgun sequence genome, the window TTCTCATCAggttttctgtccaatcaaatctaataaaaaacagtttgtcattatttactcaccctcaagttgtagatattttgaagaatgtttgtaaccaaacagttaatggTCCCCATTGACTTCGTTAGTATTCTTCAACAGTTTGGTTATAgaaattctttaaaatatctccttttgtgttcagcagaacaaagaaaattaCTCACAACTTGAGGGGgattaaatgatgacagattttccaattttgggtgaactttacAGTTCTATCCCTGAACTGAAGGCTgcttgttaagtttagttaagCCCTTGAGGTCTCAGAAGGTCTTGAAGTTTGAAGCAGGTAGTGTCATCCTCTAGATTCTAGAACAACTTTTAACCTTTCAACCTTTGTATCGCTCTTTGACTTGGTGAAACAGCATTGCCTCATTATGCTGAATACACACTATTAAATGTGAGAATTTTgtattataaaattaaaaaacaatttttataGAAAAGATAAAAGGAGTGTGTCTGATTAGCTGATATTTTGTCAATCTTTAATAACATTGTTTTGTTATTATAAAAACAAACTATTTTGTGACAAACAGTGACCACTATTAAATAACGAATAAAGtaatatttgacatatttaaaaaaaaacatgcaattataatattttttatttattttttgcagtatTGTGACTATTTTTACCCCCAAAAATCTTATTGTGTCCAGATGTTTTCCTTTGTAATTTCCATTACTGGAATACAGTTTACTgcattacaaaacaaaaatagttatagtttatatatatatatatatatatatatatatatatatatatatatatatatatatatatatatatatatatatatatatatatatatatatatatatatatataaatataaattggcTTAGTTTCTTTTGATTTTAGTTTGATTTTTCTTAGTTCTGTGAGATTAATCCAAAAATCCTATAAATGGGCTATTCAGATATCAACAATACAGTGGACACGAGTGTTGGCCATCTAAAACACTCGTCCTCTTTATCTCTGTTTTTGCACACTCCCCTGGCTGTCCGTTATGTCCATTGTAGTAAGATAGTAGCTTCGCCTTCTGCGCTGAAGTTTTTTCACGCTTTCTCGTCCAGTCAGATGATACCAAGCCAAGTGAGATGTGACTGTTCTGCAGTGGCAGCCAGGTTAAACTCAGTGACACGTCTTTATACAGCCCCTCCCTCAACCCTCGCATGCATTATCAAAATACCCCATAATCTGTCATATGTGCAAAACAAATAGATCTGTGACTTGGGTCTGTTTGTTCAATTTGTTTTCCATCCATGTCGCATTAAGCTTCTTCCTTTTCTGTCCAACACTttttgtttatcttttgtttctATTTCTCATTAAAAGCCACAGAGGTTGTTGCAGTGATGCAATAGGAGAACTGTTTTTGGTttcccaaagaacctttcagtgtACAGTTCTTAAAAGAAGCATGTTTTTCTAAGTGTAAAGAACATTTTCCACTATCAAGAGCCGTTTGTGGAATGGAAAGATCCCATGGgtgttaaaggttctttacaGACCCTATAAAGTGTGGGGTTCTGCCGTTATGTATCAATAGTGACTTGCATTGCATTCTAGgtgtacattttatttcattGGAATCATATCCTTGACCCAGGGTTATCATTAAATATAACTaaaatcatatatttttttccatacattttttttgttaattttagttTAATGTTCAGTGATTTCGTTATATGCTTTGCTTTCGTCATTTTagaggggtacttcagcactggaaagatgaatctgtatttaaactggatcattgttgtagtagaaatgtgaaattatttttgaatttggtgccttctagactgagaaaagacagaaaatttatttttgtctcatgaggatgaaagacaacaattcgcagaatgcttcgctgccctacgaggccactcccaaagccaccgctactgaatcactggatcactttcccatcgttcccgcgttcattttcacaaaatcagttcagttagaaaacactattaaaaactgaacgtgtctgttcaatataatgtgatttagccgctgagggagtgtcacactcacagcacaaacgctgcagaTTACAGATTACaccgtgatgaatgagctgaatgagctctcatgatgaggtAAACACGACCGTGCTTGTGGCAATGCATTCACAacacgtgttcagtctggcccgtttcagttcatgcctttggaagcatAACTTTCTGAGGAATTattttgagaagttgaaacactgacTTTGCCCTGCCGGCAACactgtttccatgaatgcctgaggctgcgagctgagctgtgagtgtgatctcccatccccctctgttggctgtagtctttagcctctggccaaaaattgctccgatgacgcaaattgacgatatttcgATATTGcacaatcatttaaatatactcagggtttctactgatacaaagccatatgctgaTCGCTGAAGTAAAcctttaatagttttttttgtttcttttttttacaagtgACTGAAGTGATTTAAGGCCTAAGAAATAGCTTTAAAGTGAATCCGATATACTGTCAACGAACATCCAGACATTGTCCACATTGCTGAGAGCAATGGAAATGTAATGTATATGCAGGTTTCatctcaataacaaaataaacaaaataaaattacagcGGCGAGAAAgcaacatttaaagggttacttcagtgatttagcattaagctttgtatttaaagtgggtcattaatgttgttgaaatgtgaatttatttttgaatttggtgccttctagactgagaaaagacagaagaCACTCCTAAAGCCACTGCTACTATTATATCACACCGAGGCACCGGAACTGCCCCCAGCGTCCTTGATTTTCATAGTAAGTAATacaataattttgttcagttagaaAATAAACACCACTGAATGTGTCTTTTCAATAACGTGTGAGTGAGCCGAACGAAAATCATGGGACAAACGCAGCAGGACTCAGAAAGCAGTTCACTGACATTCTTTCCAGATAATGAGGTCATTAAAATTACACTGTTATGATAGTTTGATTATAAAGTACATAAATGGAGACTGACAATAAATATGTCTATGTGAGACTATAGTTTAAGTGAATGCCTTTTCTTTCATGACACTTTCAATAGCTCTTTCAGAATTATCCTGAACGCTGTGAAACAGACGTGAACCCATAAATGGCTCCTTAAACGCGTAATTATACTGGCCTTCCATACACATAGGAAGTCAGGGAAGGTCTTGTTTTTGATGTTATGTTTCCAACTACAAAAAAAGTGATACATAAAAATTCGCAAAAGCGCATTAAATATTcccatttgtttaatttatctttgttttagctttagttttcatttttattaatttccagttaatattttaaatttagttaaagtttaactaatatttatattttattttacttcagtttttgttttcaattaataataataaaaataatagttcTCATTTTAGTAAACAATAATAATCTCTacctgaaaaaaaataaacaagaactgacagaataaaatatataaaaatatataaataatttttataatgtaaaatgtataaacctattttatttcaacatctctattttctatttttaaaaagctaTATAGACATTAAATAACTAAGAaatagcacacaaaaaaacactcctataattaaaaaatgtaaatggaaaaaaaaaaaagaaactataATAGTAGGCCTATATCAATGATACTAAAATGTAATTCTCGAATGTTTGAGCACCAGGGgtttggttgctagggtgttctacaGTAGGTGGTTACTATGGCAATGCTGCCTGGTTGCTAGGTGTATACTATATATGGCCTATACTATTCTGGTGTCTAAATATGGCTTGAATCTCTTACTTCAATTTAAATCTATGAGAATTTTCGCCTCTTTAAAGTCTGAGCACTTAGTATAGCACTTTTAAAATTCAAcacatttgaatttttttttgccagGGACTGTAGATACAATACTAAACAGTAAACATCATCATGTAAAACACTACTGTAAAGCTCAGCTTGAGGAGCTCGCTTTAGTTTCACTTGCACAAAAAGAAACGTGACTTTGTGTACTTGCTATAGCTGATAGCATCTGTAATTTATGACTTTAAACTCGTAAGTCCTCTGCTTTTATCTACGTGCCCAGAATCTACCACAAAGGGGCTTCCTGAACATTCATTTTCCTGTTACGCACCACTAACCCACAACCTCCAGTGCCAGAGGAAACAAGGGAAGTACATGCACCGTTGACCTGAGTGTCACCTGAGCGTCAAACTATTTTTTGAACGCATGTACTATGTAAAAGACCATTTTTTCCTTTTACATTTGGTTTTGAGCGGATTAGAGGACCAACATCTGTTTAATGCACATGAAAATCATTCTTTACTAAACAGACAAAGCCTTGGCATGATGAAAACCACCTGTGGGCCTAATCGGGTGTCACATTTCCCATCTTAACAATGTGCCCTGGGTTGAAATAACGGTACAGTCCTGTCATAGTGATAATGGACAGTGAGCTGCGGGCAGACTGGATCGGCTCGCAATACTTGCGCTTATCTGTGCGTAAGAGAAGCTCAGCGCTGTGCTGATAACGCAGGttgagcataaaaaacatgagTGTCAGGCTGTGATAAAAAGAACCGGTTACTTGCTGCAGAACAACAACAGTACAGTTTGCACTCTTAAAAACACATGTAACTGACCACGTGTTGATTGTCATGCCTCTAATGCTAAGAGTTTTTAAACACCAAGATTAAAAAGTCATTGTTTCCTACTCAGTCCTTTAGGTTGAGTATGTAATGTTGTTTCTTGAGAAAACATGGAGCACTTCAAACGGTCATGACAGCATGTCCTCACTCAAGCTCCTCCCAGTAAACAACACACTTTTTGATGCCCCGCCCCCAAATAGTAAAAGCGTAAACACTCTGTCTGAACACACTATCAGCTCATCAGATGTGATGCACGTAACCGTCAATGGTGTCCACAAAACAGTTTGGTCGAATAGCCCACCTGGAATGGAGGATACACCTTTCGGAACCGTCACACTGAGCAGTGATTAGTTTGTAATGTAAATGGATGAGAAAAATGAGGAGCGACAGATTGAAAGTTGTTCTCATGCTTTGTCTTGTTTTCGTCATCGCAGGAGGAAAGAGTTTTGAAAGTAAAGGTAAGAGATGTGCCTTTTATTGTTTGACTAATGTTTTTCCAGTTTGATGTTACATGCATATTTCATGAGCTTTTAtgttaaagctgaattttcagcatcatgacTCTAGTcttgtgtcacatgatccttcataatTCGAGGAAGAAATATTTCTGATTATTaatgctgaaaacagttgtgctgtttcatatttttgtggaaaccctgATACTTTATCATTCAAAAGATTCAAAATATCAGGGGGTGggaaaagtttaaattaaaactttaattaaaaaaggttttggcagtaaagacatgtataatgttacaaaatatttgttttttaaacgctgttcctttgaattttgcatttttatattcatcaaagaatcatgaaaaaatatataaagagtAAGAagcaaaaattcaacattgataataagaatttattaataattgactattttttttaattttgaaaaCGGTGAAATATGCATGCATTTTATATAATCTATAGTTTTTTGAACttcttaaataaaataaaaaagctgtaatacagaaacttttgtaaaaatatatttttttaaaaatgtctttgaATAATGTTGACAATGctttcatatttatataatgtgtgtttttttcagtGGCCCAGTTACTCCGAGACGAAACAGAGGATCTTAAATGTTTTGTGGAGGGAAAAAAGGATCTCACTTGCTTCTGGGAAGTGGAGCGAGCAGGGAATCATTTAAATGATCAATATACCTTCATGTATTCATATGAGTAAGTAACAGTTCAAGACCAAAGCtataaatcatttttgtgtgttgttCCAGAAATTTTAACACAATATAACACACACTGGtcccattttaaaatattggtCTTGAAGACTTTTAATATTATTCGGTTCAGTTAAACGTCCCATTAAAATACCAATCAATgttattttcttcttttcatATGTCTTCAGGAACGAGAACAAGATGGCTTGTGTGGTTTCATCTCTGTCTTTGGCTGGTAACAAAACCGTCTTCCTTTGCAAACTCCCTCAAACCCTGTTCTTCACGGCTCTTGACGTGCAGGTTTTCCGTGATGGCCGGATTCTCTATAATCGCAGCTTCAATGTTGAGAACGTCTGTAAGTCTTAAAAGTAATACATGTAGAAAATACTAAGCAGAATGCAGGTGTAGCCCTTATGAGTTTAAAGAAGGCATGAAACAGGAGTTGCAATAGCCTTCTCTCCACTATTGTGTCATATATCCGAGTGAAACTGCTTTTCAGACAAGACAAAATGTAgggcgggacttgattttgtccatgtggaattgattggatggttgtggtttgtcATTGGTGGATGTCACGTGAGTGACAGCTTGTCCTTGTCACCTGTCCGtatcaaaaataacaaaaaagatgaattcaattttgatttcatgctaACTTTAAGACATTTTCCCTCTCACAGTATTTCTAGATCCTCCCAGAAACCTGACGGTCATGAGCTCGGGAAAGGAAGGGCAGTTGAACGTGAGCTGGCTGCCTCCTCCGCTCAAATACATGGATGACAGTATGATATACGAGGTCAGATACGCAGTGGAGGGAAGCCACATGGGCAAGGTGTGTGTTCCTTATCGAGGCCGTTAGTGTAGTTTGAATAAGCCGAAGTATTGTGTATCTTGTTCAAATTGAGCAGTGAGTTGTCTTTTGAAGGTGGAGGAGGTAAAGGCCAGCACCGTGCTGGTTTTGCGTGGCTTACAGGCCGGCACCAGATACAAGGTGTGGGTCCGTGTCAAACCCGATGGCGTCTCCTACAAGGGCTACTGGAGTGTTTGGACCAATCCTGTGTTTGCAGTCACGCCACCAAGTGGTATGTGGATTTGAAAGCGTTTTAAAAGTACATCAACAAATTAAACACATTAAAGTCCATTtccatcacagaaaaaatatgctTGCTTTtgtaagtcataattatgacaaagtCAAAACCATGACAAAAAATCTGAAATTCTGATTTAGTCATAAATGACAGAtcaaaattatgaaaacaatttaaattatGAAAGAGAAATATTATGGGACTAGGGTTtggtatgtcataattttgacctttTATGTTATTATTATGTCATAAAAAATATGACATTGGATGTCGTAATTTTGACTTTGTCAAAAATGACTTATgtaataattttgactttttatgtatTAATTATGAATTTTATTTACCAAAGCAGGACTTTCTAAAGGATTTCAGAATTGTTCTAATGTGGCAGAACTAGGCATGCTAAGTCATAAATATGagagtcaaaattatgacctaaaaagtcaaaattctgAGTAAAGTCAATCGACATAAAGTTAAAAATTTAATCTcgtaatttcacatttttaatcTCAGAATGATGATTTACTGTCATAATTTTTatgttataaaaaatgtattatctgtcattaaaattaattatctcataataaaagtagaaattatgtCTGTGCCAAGTTATAGTTTTGACATCATTTTAAGAAAGTTGAAATCATGATAAAAATGCGAATTTCTGATTTTGTTATAAATGACatgaatcaaaataatgacaaaaagtttaaattatgaaataGAAAGTCATAATTTTCTGTTTATCTTAATTTATCTGAATTCATCTCAATTTCATACTTAGGATTTAGTATGTCATACATAAAATGACTTGGTATTTcttaattttactttttatgTATTAATTATGACTTGTATTTACCAAAGCAGGACTTTCTAAAGGATTTTGATCTAAATTGACATACAAAGTTATGAATATGACACTGTGCCAAGCAATATTTTTTGTCATAACTATGACAAAAACTTTCAATATTCCATCTTGTCATAATTATAACTTTTTATGTGATAATTATGATgtagtatgtcataattattattaaaaaatatatatagttaagatttacaaaatacttttttttttttttttactgtggcaGAAACAGGCTTTCATAAAAACATTAAGTAGATTCAAATTTATCTATACAGCGCTTTTCACAGTATACACTttttcaaagcactttacagaAATGTATgatgtttatatttataatcTTCAGGCCTTATATTCACATTTAGCAGATTAGAGATGggtaatataatacaatttacattttgaaaCAATATAAGCAGTCAATCACTTGAGATTtgctatataatataaacagtATTGCCCTAccatagacatcagtgtttatatctgAACTATAAACATTTGTCCCAGTACTTCCAGTGAGATTTTTGTCAAAGTTTAAATAGATGCAGGCAAATCGTTGTCATTTAGGAATCctttttatttctctttttgTAACAGACATGGATCCGCTGATCGTGTTACTGGTGCTTTTCATCGGATTGATCCTCTGCCTGCTGTCTCTGACTGTGATCCTAACACACCACAAGTCAGTTTTCACAAATGCATGCATAATGAGAACATACAATACCATATTGTTTTTATATGATAATGATAATCACTTCAGACGAACCGTAATTATGAACTAGTGAATCATGAATCGCTTCTGTGCACATTACAGGTTTCTTCTGAAGAAACTGTGGCCTGACATCCCCACGCCAGAGCACAAGTTTCCTGGTCTCTTCACAGTCTACAAAGGGGATTTCAAGGTAATTCATTCATGTTTCCAATTGAATGTCACTACACCATTTACATGGTACCATGTGTAACTTAACATGATTTCAAATAATTGACAATACATTTTCCAAAGGGAGTTTGATAAAGGAGTAAATGAAAAGTTATATAGCTTATATACagctatttatttaaaaaagaaagtgaTAGTTTTATTCTATTCAGccttaaattgatcaaaagtttaaacGATGCAACAAATCaatgtttattattaaataaataaatacatttttagtcaAGTCAGTAGCTGCGTTTACATGGACTCTAATAATCCAATCGTAACCAGACTAGTTGCACAATCGCAATAAAACAGTCAAATGTAGGTCTGATTAAAATGTCATTCGGATTGTAAGGGGTGGTTTATTCCTTTTGTAATCCAGTTGAGAGTACATGTATGTAAACACTTGATTGAATTGAAAATAAATTGAAACTGGAGAGTATTGCGCACGTGCAGGGACGTAGAAATAATATTTTGACATCTGGAACAGTTGAATATTGTCATAAATGAGTGTCCTGTCCTTCTAAAATTCTCTTTCCACTTGTCGTCTGTGAAGTGGAGCAGGACAACGTCAAGCCAGTCCTTGTTTCATACTCTCATCCACAGTTGACTGGTTTTGGGCGCGGGAAAGGGCGTTTTTACTGTTTGATTAATATAACCAGCAGCCacatcaccctgtagcccaagactggtttcccactgaagctaagcagggctgagcctggtcagtacctggaaaaaccaggtagctgctggtagaggtgttaatgaggccagcagggggcgctcaccctttGGTCTGTGTGgatcctaacaccccagtatagtgatggggacaatATACTGTCAGAGAGCACCGTCCTTTGGAGATGTTAAaccaaggtcctgactctctgtggtcattaaaaatcccaggatgtccttcagaAAAAGAGTAAGGGTGTAACCCCTGTTCGGAAACACTACGTTCAGATTCATCAATCAGAATTAATTCATTAAAGGGTgtgttccgtgttttttttttctaggcttggttgtgtttattggatgcagtataacatgtcttaatacttctttttttgtaaaaatgccATATTTTTCATAGAGCTTTATTCCAcactgctgtctccactgtcctttgaacggctcgtttgcttcctgcttctatgaagcccgtccctccgaaaaacacaatggtcttagattggttagatgaccaaatgtagtttcctgtatttttattggcttaagtgccaagcacaggttgtccagaaacgccacgccctttaccattatgggcagaagtcacatctgcggtgactagtaagggtttatgatgtcaccaacccgggaagaagcttgttgtagtccaaaccggccgtttttgtagaaaaaaaacctgcaataactttaaaagacaatatctccgtttgtattgaactttcagcgctgtaactttgcagatactgtttatgctcaagtagcaacattacacacaaaagtgaaatcgcatgcaaccacccctttaagggccAGTCATAGGGACATTCCAAACAAAAGTTCACGCTAATGGACGCTGCTTTATCATGGGAACATTCcagatgaagatatttaatCAATTCCATTCTTAGATTGCCCACTTCGCAAAGTGTGTTCCAAATGGCTACTTTATGACACGCAAGTGCCTGCTCCCTTCAAACTCCTCACTGTATGGGCTCTGCCCTTTGGAGCGAGTAGGGCTCCAAAGGGCATCACTTTCGATTGAAATTTGCCCAGTGTTTGCAGTGGTCCTCCTGTCAGCAGCTGTATATAGGTAGAAAAAAAATTGGAACTGCAAAATCActagggaaaaaaaaaacatctactAGATATTTAGTAACTAACTGTTCTGTTTCCTCTGCCCTCAGGAGTGGATGAGCCAAAATAACGGCAGCATGTGGGGAAGATCAGTTCATGTGTACACGGAGGAGCTGCCCTCACCTGTGGAGGTTTTGTCTGAGGTTTCTCTGACCAGCTACAGCACGTCCCCGAGAGAGGAGAGTAAACCTGTGGAGGAGGTAGAGGAGAGCGAGCGTACGGATTCGGGAATATTGGGAGGATGGCGAGAACCTCCTCACGGTCATTGGCTCATGGAACAACTGAGGGCACTTCAAGAAAACCCGGAATCTCTCTCCCAGTCAACGTTACTGCAGTCGCACGACACCTACGTCGCTCTTAATCAAAACTCCCAGCGCATGCAAGGAGAAGCCGAGCGGCAGGTGGACAACGATGTCTTCGAGGAGACGTTACCGCTCCAGACGCTCTTTACCACCGCGGGAACCTCGTCTTTGAGCGCCTCGCACTCCGACCTTGGCTCGCTCCCACAGAGCTCGGGTTCGGGCAGACTGTCCTCGCAATCCAGCTTTGAGTATCCCAACCATACGTGGCCCCCCAAAGGGCCGGGATACGCCTACATGGCGGTCGCAGACTCAGGGGTTTCCATGGACTACAGCCCGATGAGCTCAAGCAGGATCGCGGAGCTTGGGAATCGCGGGATCTACACCAATGAATACAAAAACGAGATTTTTGGCCAAAGGTGGCCGCTCACCAGTCGACAAGTGGAATCTGGATACTGATACTACAAATTCATTTCAGGGTCTTACTGATTTATGTTTGACGCATGATGTTTTTTGAATATATGAAAACACTAGGATCTTTCAGGAGAAAAGAACATATTCCATCAGATAAAATAAGCTAACATTATAGCAATACTATGGCAgctgttaataaaacatttaatacaGTGTATCATGTACCACTAATATACCAGTGGAGAGTTTCCATTTCTAATACATTCATTTCTGAATTCATTAATTAGTGGCACTTTCCACAAATAGGCTTCACTTCCATCCATGtccctgaaaaaaaaagaaaaaatacaaaaatttcTGCATTTTTGTAAGGAGAAATATTAAATAAGTTTcgtaattatttattatataatgtaaaatagtCACTTTTAAGAGTGTCCAAAATCTGTACTCTGAATTATTATTTCATACTTTTATATACAAAGGTTATATTGATCAATTGACTAAATAATTTTTGCATGTATACATCAGCTTTAAACTATTCAAACGTCACCTAATGTTTGTAACAGGATTGGAGAAATTACAAacgttaaattaaaaaaaaaggaaaacataaTATTTTTCCCTCCTGAGCTTGATTATCATCATTTCTTAAATTAAACATCCCTTTTGaaacactgataaaaaaaaaaaaaaaacctacctTATTTTTTAGCCTCTTTGTGGAAAGTGCCTGATTTGCAGTTCACACGTCATTCCGTTTTGGGTTTAAAAATGTCTTGTAAAttgtacatatatatttttttaatgtaaataaaactttttttactcTGTTTTTGTGTTTAAAGTTACAGCAATATGTATCTTTTGGATGTGGAGGAAGTCAGTCAACAAATCAATGAACAAACATTAGTTATTGAGTCATATGAAGGATAGTTCATCtgtcagtccatccatccattcatttatCCATTTCGTGCTTTATGTCCTGTTTGCATTTGGACAGTTCTTCTGGTGAATTCTGGGAATTCTTGTATGGTTGACCATTTCTCATCGTTGACATTTGCGACccattttacttttatattgtgTCATTTGTGAGTGGAACAGTATAGCATAACTGCAGCAGGCAGACTTGATTAGATCGTGAACAGTGGGCGTTACCAGAGTTTGTAGTTGATTAAGGAGGACTACACCCTTCCTGAAACACACACCAGCACTCAAGTAGCTTTGGTGACATTAACTGAAAAACAAGCACTTTGTTCTTtcaataaaatattacaaatatttttcagTTCTGTTGAATAATGTGCACTAATGAATCATTCACAAGACCAGGAAGGTGATTTAGGAAAGTTAGTTTTGATTTAGACTTGACCCTAAGGTTTGAATTATACAGTCCAATCAAATACTGTACAGAAACCTTCTATTTTATAATAGAAGTTTAATTTCTCAGCAATTATCTTTGTGTTCTATATGCTGTAATATAATCCATAAAGTTAAACCAAATGTTGAATATGTGAACAACTCTGAGTTAGCCAAGATGAATTGTTAATCCCATCTGCAAACTACACTTTAAAAAGGTTCCAAAAATGGATTTCTTGCAGCGATGCAATAGATTTTTAattccccaaagaacctttcaataAGGAAAAAACCCTACATTTTTCACTATAAAGAAACTTTTGTGGAATGGAAAGGTTCCATTGGtgttaaaggttaaaaaaaaaagacgttGATAAAAAGCATAATTTCTGACACATTCTTTTTACGTGTAGTCCTGTCTATCCAATGGTACAATCGCTGAGTgttgttttatttcaataacATTTAAGATTGAAAGCAGATGAATCAATTTCTTAATAACTATTTGTCTTTCACTTTTTCTATCAGCAATAAAGctatttttttctattaaaaGGATTTTCTTTATTTTGGGATCATACATTTCAGTAATGACTTTTTCATTTAAAGTTATTCTCTGTCTAAATGAATGCATTCATGCATTTTCATTATATTTGAAGTTAATGAATTGTGTGTAACACattgttttgatattttaaagtgatttTACGTTCATCCATCCAACACTCTTAAAAagaaaggttcttaaatggttggcgttccatgaagaacctttaatagccaaagaacctttccattacACAA encodes:
- the epor gene encoding erythropoietin receptor, whose product is MRKMRSDRLKVVLMLCLVFVIAGGKSFESKVAQLLRDETEDLKCFVEGKKDLTCFWEVERAGNHLNDQYTFMYSYENENKMACVVSSLSLAGNKTVFLCKLPQTLFFTALDVQVFRDGRILYNRSFNVENVLFLDPPRNLTVMSSGKEGQLNVSWLPPPLKYMDDSMIYEVRYAVEGSHMGKVEEVKASTVLVLRGLQAGTRYKVWVRVKPDGVSYKGYWSVWTNPVFAVTPPSDMDPLIVLLVLFIGLILCLLSLTVILTHHKFLLKKLWPDIPTPEHKFPGLFTVYKGDFKEWMSQNNGSMWGRSVHVYTEELPSPVEVLSEVSLTSYSTSPREESKPVEEVEESERTDSGILGGWREPPHGHWLMEQLRALQENPESLSQSTLLQSHDTYVALNQNSQRMQGEAERQVDNDVFEETLPLQTLFTTAGTSSLSASHSDLGSLPQSSGSGRLSSQSSFEYPNHTWPPKGPGYAYMAVADSGVSMDYSPMSSSRIAELGNRGIYTNEYKNEIFGQRWPLTSRQVESGY